One Algihabitans albus genomic region harbors:
- a CDS encoding mitochondrial fission ELM1 family protein codes for MAPATHETLQNSSEPAAENAARKAAPRIWLLIGDKLGDNAQVEIIAEALGLPFERKLLSLQTPYVLGKPRFEPSLHHLDSARSASLVPPWPDLILTAGRRPAMAALWVHQQSGGRSKLVLIGRPKRWLERFDLVISTVQQRLPEQPNVLRLGLPLMRLDATAIAAAAADFAPQLAEMPRPLTALLVGGATEPFAFHAAQARQIVATAQTMAARQGGSLYVSTSRRTPREVSEALAAALPPGARLYRWQAEDETNPYLGLLGLADQFVVTGDSTSMLVEIARLGRPLAIAELPLRPSPWTRLQQALARQLHPPSFGDPNAGRLQSLGNALYRLGLVGYSRDLTAVHRLLIERGLAVRLGEPFPAAGRPADDELPQVVERLQTLLSPQARS; via the coding sequence ATGGCTCCCGCCACGCACGAGACCCTGCAGAACAGCTCAGAGCCCGCCGCCGAGAATGCGGCGAGAAAGGCGGCGCCGCGGATCTGGCTTCTGATCGGCGACAAGCTGGGCGACAATGCCCAGGTCGAGATCATCGCGGAGGCGCTCGGCCTGCCCTTCGAACGCAAGCTGCTGTCTCTGCAAACACCCTACGTCCTGGGCAAACCCCGCTTCGAGCCGTCCCTGCATCACCTGGACTCCGCGCGCTCGGCGAGCTTGGTTCCGCCCTGGCCCGATCTGATCCTCACCGCCGGCCGCCGCCCGGCCATGGCCGCCCTCTGGGTCCATCAGCAGTCCGGCGGCCGCAGCAAGCTTGTCCTGATCGGCCGTCCGAAGCGATGGCTGGAGCGCTTCGACCTGGTCATCTCGACGGTGCAGCAACGTCTTCCCGAGCAGCCCAACGTGCTGCGCCTGGGACTCCCGCTGATGCGACTCGATGCCACCGCAATCGCTGCGGCGGCCGCCGACTTCGCACCGCAGCTCGCGGAGATGCCGCGCCCCCTGACCGCGCTTCTGGTCGGCGGCGCGACGGAGCCCTTCGCGTTCCATGCCGCCCAGGCCCGTCAGATCGTCGCCACGGCGCAGACCATGGCGGCACGGCAAGGCGGCAGCCTCTACGTCTCGACCAGCCGGCGGACGCCGCGCGAGGTTTCGGAGGCGTTGGCGGCGGCCCTGCCGCCGGGCGCCAGGCTGTATCGCTGGCAGGCGGAGGACGAGACCAACCCCTACCTGGGCCTGCTGGGCCTGGCCGACCAGTTCGTCGTCACCGGCGACAGCACCTCCATGCTGGTCGAGATCGCCCGCCTGGGACGACCGCTCGCCATCGCGGAACTGCCGCTGCGGCCGTCGCCCTGGACCCGGCTGCAACAGGCCCTGGCACGCCAGCTTCACCCACCCAGTTTCGGAGATCCAAACGCTGGTCGCCTGCAGAGCCTCGGGAACGCCCTTTACCGGCTCGGCCTCGTCGGCTATTCCCGTGATCTGACCGCCGTGCACCGCTTGCTGATCGAGCGCGGCCTTGCAGTTCGGCTCGGTGAGCCCTTTCCGGCCGCCGGCCGCCCGGCCGACGACGAGTTGCCGCAGGTGGTCGAACGACTCCAGACACTTCTGTCCCCCCAAGCGAGAAGCTAA
- a CDS encoding ABC transporter ATP-binding protein — protein sequence MLSVLRIFFLAKGTNSWTVLAGLVLAGLAEGIGVANLLPLITIMIGADPDASPFSRMLIELIESVGLSPEPHVLVLLIVASITAKAIFTLIAMRHVGYAVAEVATGLRATLVGNLLRGRWSYFVTQPVGRIANAMSTEATRAGRAYQIAAEFIADTIQVLVYLVIALLVSWQLTLLALLGGAVVVGLLGFLVRAARKAGLKQTNRTRYMVTYLTDVLNNMKTLKAMARQAAFAAYLEKQIAGLRKALRRQVTSIEALKSFQEILTTAVMGVGLIFAIEVSAIPPSELIVMYVVILKLVKNVMRMQRQYQKAVLGESPYHAVEALIAESEAAAEQAHGGATPSFERGCRLAGVSKAFGSHQVFRNIDLEIPRGEITVLIGTSGTGKTTLADLIIGLQDPDAGQILIDETALSDLDLQRWRRMIGYVSQDLVLFHDSVQMNITLGDPEISEDDVWKALQLAGAADFVAALPDGLQTTVGERGGKLSGGQRQRLTLARALAGQPRLLVLDEVTSALDSRSEEELCATLDGLTPDLTILAITHRPQLLKIADHVYQLHDGQVARMPPPSEQGPDSQLESASAGGSAASVGTQSSS from the coding sequence ATGCTGAGCGTCCTGCGGATCTTCTTCCTCGCCAAGGGCACCAACTCCTGGACGGTGCTGGCCGGGCTGGTGCTGGCCGGCCTCGCCGAAGGCATCGGCGTCGCCAACCTCCTGCCGCTGATCACCATCATGATCGGCGCCGATCCCGACGCCTCGCCCTTCTCGCGCATGCTGATCGAGCTCATCGAGTCGGTGGGGCTGTCGCCGGAGCCCCATGTCCTGGTGCTGCTGATCGTGGCGAGCATCACGGCGAAGGCGATCTTCACGCTGATCGCCATGCGCCACGTCGGCTACGCGGTGGCCGAGGTCGCGACGGGTCTGCGCGCGACGCTGGTCGGCAACCTCCTGCGCGGCCGCTGGAGCTACTTCGTGACGCAGCCGGTCGGCCGCATCGCCAACGCCATGAGCACCGAAGCGACGCGGGCCGGCCGTGCCTATCAGATCGCCGCCGAGTTCATCGCCGATACGATCCAGGTTCTGGTCTATCTCGTCATCGCCCTGCTGGTGTCTTGGCAGCTCACGCTGCTCGCCCTGCTCGGCGGTGCCGTCGTGGTCGGCCTGCTCGGCTTCCTGGTGCGCGCGGCGCGCAAGGCCGGCCTGAAGCAGACCAACCGGACGCGCTACATGGTCACCTACCTGACCGACGTCCTGAACAACATGAAGACCCTGAAGGCGATGGCCCGGCAGGCGGCCTTCGCCGCCTATCTCGAAAAACAGATCGCCGGCCTGCGCAAGGCGCTGCGGCGGCAGGTCACCAGTATCGAAGCGCTGAAGAGCTTTCAGGAAATCCTGACGACGGCGGTGATGGGCGTCGGGCTGATCTTCGCCATCGAAGTCTCGGCCATTCCCCCCAGCGAACTGATCGTGATGTACGTTGTCATCCTGAAGCTGGTGAAGAACGTGATGCGGATGCAGCGGCAGTATCAGAAGGCCGTACTGGGGGAGAGCCCCTATCACGCGGTCGAGGCGCTGATCGCCGAAAGCGAGGCCGCCGCCGAGCAGGCCCACGGCGGCGCGACGCCCAGCTTCGAGCGGGGCTGCCGGCTGGCCGGCGTCAGCAAGGCCTTCGGGTCGCATCAGGTGTTCCGGAACATCGATCTGGAAATTCCGCGCGGCGAGATCACCGTCCTGATCGGGACCTCCGGCACCGGCAAGACGACCCTCGCCGACCTGATCATCGGCCTGCAGGATCCCGACGCCGGCCAGATCCTGATCGACGAAACCGCGCTGTCCGATCTCGACCTGCAGCGCTGGCGGCGCATGATCGGATATGTATCGCAGGACCTGGTGCTGTTTCACGACAGCGTTCAGATGAACATCACGCTGGGCGACCCCGAAATCTCAGAGGACGACGTGTGGAAGGCGCTTCAACTGGCCGGGGCCGCCGACTTCGTCGCCGCCCTGCCCGACGGCCTGCAGACCACCGTCGGCGAGAGGGGCGGCAAGTTGTCCGGCGGTCAGCGTCAGCGACTCACGCTCGCACGCGCCCTCGCCGGCCAGCCAAGGCTGCTGGTGCTCGACGAGGTCACCAGCGCCCTGGATTCCCGGTCGGAGGAGGAGCTTTGCGCCACCCTCGACGGCCTGACGCCGGACTTGACGATCCTCGCCATTACCCATCGTCCGCAGCTTCTGAAGATCGCCGATCACGTCTACCAGCTTCACGACGGACAGGTCGCCAGGATGCCGCCACCCTCGGAACAGGGACCGGACTCGCAACTGGAGTCGGCCTCGGCGGGCGGGAGCGCTGCCAGCGTCGGGACGCAATCGTCCTCATGA
- a CDS encoding cupin domain-containing protein has translation MTDQPLRSRENQGAAADSGAGAAPAPEDRNEPSGADVHDARIGAILRAWRGTRGLSLRQAAARAGVAIGTVSQIERGLTSPSLRVLRELCAAIDLPMERLFERPGATPDEIVVRRSERRVLVLGEKRMRKELLTQKAGSGLQGMIVVIEPGGGSGDDPYTHDGEEIGHVLKGTLEITIGTTTYRLSPGDTFCFESPRPHKFRNAGQDEAEILWVVSQPFY, from the coding sequence ATGACTGACCAACCCCTGCGCAGCCGGGAGAACCAAGGCGCCGCCGCAGACAGCGGTGCAGGCGCCGCACCGGCCCCCGAAGACCGAAACGAACCGAGCGGCGCCGACGTTCACGATGCCAGGATCGGTGCGATCCTGCGCGCCTGGCGCGGTACCAGGGGCTTGTCCTTGAGACAGGCCGCCGCACGCGCCGGCGTGGCGATCGGAACGGTCAGCCAGATCGAACGCGGGCTGACCTCCCCGTCTCTGCGGGTTCTGCGCGAGCTCTGTGCGGCCATCGACCTGCCGATGGAGCGCCTGTTCGAACGGCCGGGGGCGACTCCCGACGAAATCGTGGTTCGTCGCAGCGAGCGCCGCGTCCTGGTCTTGGGCGAAAAACGGATGCGCAAGGAACTGCTGACCCAGAAGGCGGGCAGCGGCCTGCAGGGCATGATCGTGGTGATCGAACCGGGCGGCGGATCGGGCGACGACCCCTACACGCACGACGGCGAGGAGATCGGGCACGTCCTCAAGGGCACTCTGGAGATCACGATCGGAACAACCACCTATCGTCTCAGCCCGGGCGACACCTTCTGCTTCGAGAGCCCACGGCCGCACAAGTTCCGCAATGCCGGCCAAGACGAGGCGGAGATTCTCTGGGTGGTCAGCCAGCCGTTCTACTGA
- a CDS encoding TAXI family TRAP transporter solute-binding subunit — MTKHDTVRRQGVTRRTALRFGAALGGLALLPGSFARAQVRGDQYVFGSASLGSTGYVIIEALSTIVNRHTDLQTSSQSTSGGAENIALIGQSLLDFGQSTSVDLVPASRGSAPYPAPIEVRQLFCYTTFALPPIVKADSDIERFEDLADKRVAPGTSGGTTAQSWRLMFGAAGLADSVRFTYGSWREVYDQFSAGRVDCIPAILTNLRPAPIVRELTTNTEIRAVSFPDAVIEKAQAENPGIMRFDVTPETWPAISEPCVGTGSSGILAAHAGVDHETGYAIARAVFENTEQLYQIADVLRSVTLESATRYLVAGVPVNAGAAQYFKEQGVWRSDLTEA; from the coding sequence ATGACGAAGCATGACACGGTCCGTCGCCAAGGGGTCACCCGCCGAACGGCCTTGCGGTTTGGGGCAGCGCTGGGCGGGCTCGCACTTCTTCCCGGCTCTTTCGCCCGCGCCCAGGTGCGCGGCGACCAATACGTTTTCGGGTCCGCCAGCCTTGGATCGACCGGCTATGTGATCATCGAGGCTCTCAGCACGATCGTGAACCGCCATACCGATCTGCAGACGTCATCCCAATCGACCTCTGGCGGTGCGGAGAATATTGCTCTGATCGGCCAGTCCCTGCTCGATTTCGGTCAGTCGACCTCGGTCGATCTGGTGCCGGCCTCGCGGGGCTCCGCACCCTATCCGGCGCCGATCGAGGTGCGGCAGCTCTTCTGCTACACGACGTTCGCACTGCCGCCGATCGTCAAGGCCGACAGCGACATCGAGCGATTCGAGGATCTGGCGGACAAGCGTGTCGCGCCGGGGACCTCGGGTGGAACCACGGCGCAATCCTGGCGGCTCATGTTCGGCGCCGCCGGACTGGCCGATAGCGTACGCTTCACCTACGGGTCCTGGCGCGAGGTCTACGATCAGTTCTCCGCCGGGCGGGTCGACTGCATCCCCGCGATCCTGACCAACCTGCGTCCGGCGCCGATCGTTCGGGAACTGACCACCAATACCGAGATCCGCGCCGTCTCCTTCCCCGACGCGGTGATCGAGAAGGCCCAGGCGGAAAATCCCGGCATCATGCGTTTCGACGTCACGCCGGAGACCTGGCCGGCGATCAGCGAACCCTGCGTCGGCACCGGCTCATCCGGGATTCTGGCCGCCCACGCCGGCGTCGATCACGAGACCGGCTATGCGATCGCTCGCGCGGTCTTCGAAAACACCGAGCAGCTTTACCAGATCGCTGACGTGTTGCGCAGCGTAACCCTGGAGTCGGCGACGCGCTACCTGGTCGCCGGCGTACCGGTCAACGCCGGGGCCGCCCAGTACTTCAAGGAACAGGGTGTCTGGCGTAGCGACCTGACCGAGGCCTGA
- a CDS encoding TRAP transporter permease, with product MQGGFADALVAKVDRGHGPAKATALVYYAVAVAMALLHLWQAYVFALPSGQFKNLHLGLSLILTFLAAATAAGARRERLAQAFLLGLALLTLVPLGYIHLEYEALVTQRSFLPSRPDVWIAGLLLVIALYAVWRDWGASIPVIAVLSLIYAYFGYLVPGFANHGGIGWDRMVGITSIPYFRGLLGNLTGISASTIFLFMLLAGLLKATGGLDYIMRAAFGLVGGMRAGPAQAAIASSGFFGSISGSIMANVASTGAFTIPLMKRTGFAPHFAGAVEATASAGGQVTPPKLGLTAFLIVGITGIPYAEVMVATVFPALLFYAFLMWGVHLRAVRLDIDARRVKQDISDVPMMEMSLARATLLHLHLIFAVAVLVYLLVGGMPAGIAALYANFTILGLEIVKRLAVGRLRPAAFAEAALVVLHGLIAGARSGAMVAVIIAVISIMIEFVVVTGFAQKLSYAMLEISNGQLWLLLPLAALSCLAFGIGLPTSAAYILVALLGAPAMVQVGVPLLAAHLFVFYYANMSALTPPVAVGALVASNLAGASFWKTSFTALRLALPGFLLPFLFVVQPGILGIGVGLGEQLLFVALAFVALMALNSAIEGYLLAPLSRIERLLLLPAAFTLLLPGLITDLLGLALVAAVVARQVFFANRRRDLDPMAQLHGDRSE from the coding sequence ATGCAAGGGGGATTTGCCGACGCTTTGGTGGCGAAGGTGGACCGTGGCCACGGTCCGGCCAAGGCGACGGCGCTGGTCTACTACGCCGTGGCGGTCGCCATGGCGCTCCTGCATCTCTGGCAGGCCTATGTCTTCGCCTTGCCCTCGGGCCAGTTCAAGAATCTGCATCTCGGTCTGTCGCTGATCCTGACCTTCCTGGCGGCGGCGACGGCCGCCGGCGCGCGCCGCGAACGTCTGGCGCAGGCCTTTCTTCTCGGCCTCGCCCTGCTCACCCTGGTGCCGCTCGGCTACATCCACCTGGAGTATGAGGCGCTCGTCACCCAGCGTTCGTTTCTGCCGAGCCGGCCGGACGTCTGGATCGCGGGGCTGCTGCTGGTCATCGCTCTCTATGCCGTCTGGCGCGACTGGGGCGCCTCGATCCCCGTCATCGCCGTTCTCTCGCTGATCTACGCCTACTTCGGGTATCTCGTTCCGGGCTTCGCGAACCATGGCGGCATCGGCTGGGACCGGATGGTGGGCATCACCTCGATTCCCTACTTCCGGGGGCTTCTCGGCAACCTGACGGGTATCTCGGCGTCGACGATTTTTCTGTTCATGCTGCTGGCCGGCCTGCTGAAGGCAACCGGCGGTCTGGACTACATCATGCGCGCGGCCTTCGGGCTGGTCGGTGGCATGCGGGCCGGGCCGGCCCAGGCGGCCATTGCCTCCTCCGGGTTTTTCGGCAGCATTTCCGGATCGATCATGGCGAACGTCGCCTCGACCGGCGCCTTCACGATCCCGCTGATGAAGAGGACCGGGTTCGCGCCGCACTTCGCCGGTGCGGTGGAGGCGACCGCCTCGGCCGGCGGTCAGGTGACGCCGCCCAAGCTCGGCCTGACCGCCTTTCTGATCGTCGGCATCACCGGCATTCCCTACGCGGAGGTCATGGTCGCGACCGTGTTTCCCGCGTTGCTGTTCTACGCCTTCCTGATGTGGGGCGTGCATCTGCGCGCGGTGCGCCTGGACATCGATGCGCGACGTGTCAAGCAGGACATCTCCGATGTACCAATGATGGAGATGAGCCTGGCGCGTGCGACGCTGCTGCATCTCCATCTCATTTTCGCCGTCGCTGTTCTCGTCTACCTGCTGGTCGGCGGTATGCCGGCGGGGATCGCCGCGCTCTACGCCAATTTCACCATCCTTGGATTGGAGATCGTCAAACGGCTGGCGGTCGGCCGGCTGCGGCCCGCCGCCTTCGCGGAGGCGGCGCTGGTGGTGCTGCATGGCCTGATCGCCGGCGCGCGCAGCGGTGCGATGGTGGCTGTCATCATCGCGGTCATCTCGATCATGATCGAATTCGTGGTGGTCACCGGTTTCGCGCAGAAACTCAGCTACGCCATGCTCGAGATCTCGAACGGCCAGCTCTGGCTACTGCTGCCGCTGGCGGCCCTGTCCTGTCTGGCCTTCGGTATCGGCCTGCCGACTTCCGCCGCCTACATCTTGGTCGCGCTGCTCGGTGCTCCGGCCATGGTGCAGGTCGGCGTGCCCTTGCTGGCGGCGCATCTTTTCGTCTTCTACTACGCGAACATGTCCGCGCTGACGCCGCCGGTCGCCGTGGGGGCGCTGGTTGCCTCCAACCTCGCCGGCGCCAGCTTCTGGAAAACCTCCTTTACCGCCCTGCGTCTCGCGCTGCCCGGCTTCCTGCTGCCGTTCCTCTTCGTCGTGCAGCCCGGGATCCTCGGCATCGGGGTCGGCCTCGGCGAGCAGCTTCTGTTCGTCGCGCTCGCCTTCGTCGCGCTCATGGCGCTGAACAGCGCGATCGAGGGCTACCTTCTGGCGCCGCTCAGCCGGATCGAGCGGCTTCTGCTGCTGCCGGCCGCCTTTACCCTGCTGCTGCCGGGCCTTATCACCGACCTTCTCGGCCTCGCGCTCGTGGCGGCGGTGGTCGCCCGCCAGGTTTTCTTCGCCAACCGCCGGCGCGATCTCGATCCAATGGCGCAGCTTCATGGAGATCGCTCCGAATGA
- a CDS encoding gamma-glutamyltransferase family protein, with product MTLTRPCVGATRHVVSAGHYLAASAAHDVLEGGGNAVDAGCAAGLALGVVQSDLVNIGGVAPIMVRMADSPTPITIDGLGVWPAGLPERHFLERHGGEIPLGVERIVVPAAIDAWVTALERFGTLRFADVAAAAIRYAREGIPAHPLLVDTITEQVEGYSRWDSNAAIYLPGGRVPKVGERFLQTDLACTLQFLCDEEAAAEGDRLTGLAAARAAFYTGDVARKIVRFVQAEGGFLALSDMAEFRCRVEPALATAWRGTTVFTCGPWCQGPALALALNQIEAAGLEGLGHNDAAYIHLLTEILNNAFADREYHFTDPRFGEVPLERLLSEAHARARLREIDPQCARAGMPAPILPLDGRVAAAPLSGDSPRPEPDTSYVAVVDAAGNAFSATPSDGSWTVPVVPGLGLVPSGRGSQSRPDPAHPAGVRAGKRPRLTPNPAMLVAGAADADVMPFGSPGGDVQTQAMLQVLLNRRHFGMDLQASIDAPRFATFNFPSSFAPFTHHAGLVKLEGRIDESVAEALRAKGHRIDRWPDFDWRAGGVCAVESDRGQGLVFGGADPRRPSYAIGG from the coding sequence ATGACCTTGACCCGCCCCTGCGTCGGCGCGACGCGCCATGTCGTATCGGCCGGCCATTACCTGGCGGCGAGTGCCGCTCACGACGTGCTGGAGGGCGGCGGCAATGCGGTCGATGCCGGCTGCGCCGCCGGTCTCGCCCTCGGTGTGGTGCAGAGCGACCTGGTCAACATCGGCGGTGTCGCCCCGATCATGGTCCGCATGGCGGATAGCCCCACGCCGATCACCATCGACGGTCTCGGAGTCTGGCCCGCCGGCCTTCCGGAACGGCATTTCCTCGAGCGTCACGGCGGCGAGATTCCGCTCGGGGTCGAGCGGATCGTGGTGCCGGCTGCGATCGATGCCTGGGTCACCGCGCTGGAGCGGTTCGGGACCCTGCGTTTCGCCGATGTCGCCGCCGCGGCGATTCGCTATGCGCGGGAGGGTATTCCGGCGCATCCGCTGCTGGTCGATACGATTACCGAGCAGGTGGAAGGCTACAGCCGGTGGGACTCCAACGCGGCGATCTATCTGCCCGGTGGCCGCGTGCCGAAGGTGGGCGAGCGTTTCCTTCAGACCGATCTCGCCTGCACTCTGCAGTTCCTCTGCGACGAGGAAGCAGCCGCGGAGGGCGATCGCCTGACCGGCTTGGCGGCGGCGCGGGCGGCCTTCTATACCGGCGACGTGGCGCGCAAGATCGTGCGTTTCGTCCAGGCGGAGGGCGGCTTTCTCGCGCTGTCCGACATGGCCGAGTTTCGCTGCCGGGTCGAACCGGCGCTGGCGACCGCCTGGCGCGGCACGACCGTCTTCACCTGCGGACCCTGGTGCCAGGGTCCCGCGCTCGCCCTCGCGCTGAATCAGATCGAGGCGGCGGGTTTGGAGGGACTGGGCCACAACGACGCGGCCTATATCCACCTGCTGACGGAGATTCTCAATAACGCTTTTGCCGACCGCGAGTATCACTTCACCGACCCTCGCTTCGGCGAGGTTCCCCTGGAGCGTCTGCTGTCGGAGGCCCATGCCCGCGCCCGTCTGCGCGAAATCGACCCGCAGTGCGCGCGCGCGGGCATGCCCGCTCCGATCCTGCCGCTGGATGGCCGCGTCGCGGCGGCGCCGCTGTCCGGCGACAGTCCCAGGCCGGAGCCGGATACCTCCTACGTTGCCGTGGTCGACGCCGCCGGCAACGCCTTCTCGGCCACGCCGAGCGACGGCTCCTGGACCGTTCCGGTCGTGCCCGGGCTCGGGCTGGTCCCTTCGGGCCGTGGCAGCCAGTCGCGTCCCGATCCGGCCCATCCCGCCGGCGTGCGGGCAGGCAAGCGCCCGCGCCTGACGCCGAACCCGGCAATGCTGGTCGCGGGCGCCGCGGATGCCGATGTCATGCCCTTCGGTTCGCCCGGTGGCGACGTGCAGACCCAGGCCATGCTGCAAGTACTGCTCAACCGGCGTCATTTCGGGATGGATCTGCAAGCGTCCATCGATGCGCCGCGTTTCGCCACCTTCAATTTCCCGTCGTCCTTTGCACCCTTCACGCACCACGCCGGTCTGGTGAAGCTCGAGGGGCGGATCGACGAGTCCGTGGCGGAGGCGCTGCGTGCCAAGGGACACCGCATCGACCGTTGGCCCGACTTCGACTGGCGGGCCGGAGGCGTCTGCGCAGTGGAAAGCGATCGCGGTCAGGGGTTGGTTTTCGGCGGTGCCGATCCGCGGCGGCCGTCCTATGCCATCGGCGGCTGA
- a CDS encoding NAD(P)/FAD-dependent oxidoreductase, protein MTPFPNTLWDATAAPLQPCPPLTEDASTRVCIVGAGFAGLSTALHLSEAGLDCLVLDAQRPGWGASGRNGGQVIPGLKHDPAFLAARFGETAGARLARFSGDAPSLLFDLVARHGIDCDLFTGGWIQPAHAPEGLETLRRRREQWRPFTEDIVEMDRAETARLIGSDHYVGAMLDRRGGSVQPLSLSRGLARAAMKLGARIFGDTRALSLTRRDGRWEVTTPAARITADSVVVATNGYSDDLLPGLRRSLVPVYSFQVATRPLSPNLAATILPEGHPASDTRRLLWYFRKDRQDRLVMGGRGFAKDALGAEDTRILQRSLKQLYPQIGELAFEYHWGGRVAMTADHLPHVHAPEPGLYAGVGFNGRGVAMATATGSILARLAAGEEPRAQPVPVTALTPIAFHAFHGLAVQALASYYRWRDQRERKTVRPD, encoded by the coding sequence ATGACGCCTTTTCCGAATACGCTTTGGGACGCGACGGCCGCCCCGCTGCAGCCCTGTCCGCCGCTGACCGAGGATGCGAGCACGCGGGTCTGTATCGTCGGCGCCGGCTTTGCGGGGCTGTCCACGGCCCTTCATCTCTCGGAGGCCGGACTCGACTGCTTGGTCCTGGACGCACAACGGCCCGGCTGGGGTGCCTCGGGGCGCAACGGCGGGCAGGTGATTCCGGGGTTGAAGCACGATCCCGCCTTTTTGGCGGCCCGCTTCGGCGAGACCGCCGGCGCGCGCCTGGCGCGCTTCTCCGGAGATGCGCCGTCCCTGCTGTTCGATCTGGTTGCGCGCCACGGGATCGACTGCGACCTCTTCACCGGCGGCTGGATTCAGCCGGCCCACGCGCCCGAGGGACTGGAGACGCTGCGTCGCCGCCGGGAGCAGTGGCGTCCCTTCACGGAAGATATCGTCGAGATGGACCGGGCCGAGACGGCCCGGCTGATCGGCAGCGATCACTATGTCGGTGCGATGCTGGACCGGCGCGGCGGGTCGGTGCAGCCGCTCTCGTTGTCTCGTGGTCTCGCGCGCGCCGCGATGAAGCTGGGCGCCAGGATCTTCGGAGACACGAGGGCCCTGTCGCTGACCCGGCGCGACGGTCGGTGGGAGGTGACGACGCCGGCAGCGCGGATCACTGCCGACAGCGTCGTGGTCGCCACCAACGGCTATAGCGACGACCTGCTGCCGGGACTGCGGCGCAGCCTCGTGCCGGTCTACTCTTTCCAGGTCGCGACCCGGCCGCTTTCGCCGAACCTCGCGGCCACGATCCTGCCCGAAGGACATCCGGCCTCCGACACCCGGCGGCTGCTCTGGTACTTCCGCAAGGACCGCCAGGATCGTTTGGTCATGGGCGGGCGCGGCTTCGCCAAGGACGCGCTTGGCGCGGAGGATACGCGGATCTTGCAGCGGTCGCTGAAGCAGCTCTACCCCCAGATCGGCGAGCTTGCGTTTGAGTATCACTGGGGCGGCCGCGTGGCTATGACGGCCGACCATCTGCCGCACGTTCATGCGCCGGAGCCCGGCCTCTACGCCGGGGTCGGTTTCAATGGCCGTGGTGTCGCCATGGCGACGGCAACTGGCTCGATCCTGGCGCGTCTGGCCGCGGGCGAGGAGCCGCGCGCCCAACCGGTCCCGGTGACCGCGCTCACGCCGATTGCCTTCCACGCCTTCCATGGCCTGGCCGTGCAGGCGCTCGCCAGCTACTACCGCTGGCGCGACCAGCGGGAGCGCAAGACCGTGAGACCGGACTGA